Proteins from a genomic interval of Vreelandella profundi:
- a CDS encoding mandelate racemase/muconate lactonizing enzyme family protein, with product MKVVAVNTHILDYQLETAFESSSMHFSRRQHCLVEVICDDGTIGWGECLGPAKPNAAIVDVYAQSLIGEDPLQTEKVWLSLYNRLRDQGQRGLTMTALSGIDIALWDIKGKHFGVPISTLLGGRFRDSVRAYATGSFRRAGVDRVTDVAAEVAGYRREGFHAVKIKIGFDVEEDLAVIAAVRDAIGPDMRLMIDANHGYDYLEAIEVGRRAAPFGIDWFEEPVLPEQIATYEAVRADQPIPVASGENWHGRYAMQEPLARRAVDILQPDICGVGGFSEMRRVADMAAMHGVRLVPHVWGTAVCLAASLQFMAALAPNPPRRNPIEPIMEFDRTENPFRQAIVHTALEHRQGVMTIPDGPGLGIEINRDALATYALREK from the coding sequence ATGAAAGTAGTTGCTGTGAACACCCATATACTTGATTACCAGCTTGAGACGGCATTTGAGAGTTCCTCGATGCACTTTTCGCGCCGCCAACACTGTTTGGTGGAGGTTATCTGTGACGATGGCACCATTGGATGGGGCGAGTGCTTGGGGCCGGCGAAGCCTAATGCCGCGATTGTCGACGTTTACGCGCAGTCGTTAATAGGTGAAGACCCGCTACAAACGGAGAAGGTTTGGCTTTCTCTTTACAACCGGCTGCGTGACCAAGGGCAGCGTGGTTTAACCATGACGGCGCTGAGCGGTATTGATATAGCGCTGTGGGATATTAAGGGTAAGCACTTCGGTGTGCCTATTTCGACGCTGCTGGGCGGTCGTTTTCGAGACAGCGTACGGGCCTACGCTACCGGTTCGTTCCGGCGTGCGGGCGTGGATCGTGTCACTGATGTTGCCGCTGAGGTGGCGGGTTATCGCCGCGAAGGCTTCCACGCGGTCAAAATTAAAATTGGCTTTGACGTTGAGGAAGATCTGGCCGTCATTGCCGCCGTACGTGATGCTATCGGGCCTGATATGCGTCTGATGATTGATGCCAATCATGGCTATGACTACCTAGAAGCCATTGAGGTTGGTCGCCGCGCCGCGCCGTTTGGTATCGACTGGTTTGAAGAGCCCGTATTGCCAGAGCAAATCGCAACCTATGAAGCCGTTCGGGCCGACCAGCCGATCCCCGTGGCCAGTGGTGAAAACTGGCACGGGCGCTACGCGATGCAGGAGCCGCTTGCCCGGCGCGCGGTAGATATTTTGCAGCCGGATATTTGCGGTGTGGGTGGCTTCAGCGAAATGCGGCGAGTGGCAGATATGGCGGCTATGCACGGCGTGCGTTTGGTGCCGCATGTATGGGGAACGGCGGTATGCCTAGCAGCAAGCCTGCAGTTTATGGCGGCTTTAGCGCCTAATCCGCCACGACGCAACCCGATTGAGCCCATTATGGAATTTGATCGCACCGAGAACCCTTTTCGTCAGGCTATTGTTCACACCGCTCTTGAACATCGTCAGGGCGTTATGACAATTCCTGATGGGCCGGGGTTGGGAATTGAAATTAATCGAGATGCGCTGGCTACCTACGCGCTTAGGGAGAAGTAA
- a CDS encoding NAD-dependent epimerase/dehydratase family protein, whose protein sequence is MLNRILVTGAAGGLGKSLRPHLSKLAKHVRLSDIADLGAPGEGEELVQADLNDMQAVADLVRDCDGIVHLGGMSLESPWEAILQANIMGTYHLYEAARKQGKPRIVFASSNHAIGFYERNQRIDTQVVQKPDSLYGVSKCFGENLASLYHDKFGVETLSVRIGSCFDKPVDTRMMATWLSLGDFVSLLERAFVTPRLGYTVIYGASDNAEKWWDNSHVAFLGWSPKDSSEPWRAETEEIDRDIDSNDFAVRYHGGKFTKLGHPDDA, encoded by the coding sequence ATGTTAAATCGCATTCTCGTTACCGGTGCGGCGGGCGGGCTGGGCAAAAGCCTACGACCTCATTTGTCGAAGCTTGCCAAGCATGTGCGGCTTTCCGACATTGCAGACTTAGGCGCGCCGGGGGAGGGTGAAGAGCTAGTTCAAGCCGACCTTAATGACATGCAGGCGGTCGCTGATCTAGTACGCGATTGTGATGGAATTGTTCATCTAGGGGGTATGTCGCTAGAGAGCCCGTGGGAAGCCATCTTACAGGCCAATATCATGGGTACTTACCACCTGTATGAAGCAGCGCGTAAACAAGGCAAGCCGCGGATTGTGTTTGCTAGTTCAAATCACGCTATCGGCTTTTACGAGCGCAATCAGCGTATTGATACCCAGGTAGTGCAAAAGCCGGATTCGTTGTATGGCGTTTCGAAATGTTTCGGTGAAAACCTCGCCAGCCTATATCACGACAAATTTGGAGTGGAAACGCTGAGCGTCAGAATTGGCTCGTGCTTCGACAAGCCGGTCGATACTCGTATGATGGCCACCTGGCTGAGTTTGGGAGATTTTGTTAGTCTCTTAGAGCGCGCTTTTGTGACCCCGCGTTTAGGCTATACCGTCATCTATGGCGCCTCGGATAATGCCGAAAAGTGGTGGGATAACTCTCATGTAGCCTTCTTGGGTTGGTCTCCTAAAGATAGTTCTGAACCTTGGCGAGCTGAGACGGAAGAGATTGACCGCGATATTGATAGTAACGATTTCGCAGTGCGCTATCATGGGGGTAAATTTACCAAACTAGGCCACCCAGACGACGCCTAG
- a CDS encoding alpha/beta fold hydrolase, whose amino-acid sequence MPMLSVGTEKGTPVELYYEVRGAGKPVVLIHGWPLSGRSWEKQVPALVEAGYKVITYDRRGFGKSTQPDGGYNYNTLASDLKKLIEMLDLNDATLVGFSMGGGEVARYLSCYGTGRVSKAVFASAVPPYLYKSDDNPDGGLDDATISQFLDGVTGDRLAFLDGFTKDFFTAGERSDLVSEPNRLYHRDIAAFASPQATYDCIKAFSYTDFRKDLPKIDIPTLVLHGDSDGIVPFEVSGKRAQEMLPNATLEVIKGGPHGVNATHPEKFNQALITFLKS is encoded by the coding sequence ATGCCAATGCTGAGCGTAGGAACGGAAAAAGGCACGCCGGTAGAGCTGTATTACGAAGTTCGCGGAGCGGGTAAGCCCGTTGTGCTTATTCATGGATGGCCGTTAAGCGGGCGTTCCTGGGAAAAGCAGGTACCTGCGCTGGTGGAGGCGGGCTATAAGGTGATCACCTATGATCGTCGAGGCTTTGGCAAGTCTACTCAGCCCGACGGTGGCTACAATTACAACACGCTAGCGTCAGATCTAAAGAAGCTTATTGAAATGCTTGATCTGAATGACGCTACCTTAGTGGGCTTTTCAATGGGTGGCGGCGAAGTGGCACGCTATCTTTCCTGCTACGGCACAGGGCGTGTCAGTAAAGCGGTGTTTGCGTCGGCGGTGCCGCCTTATTTGTATAAGTCAGATGACAATCCGGACGGTGGGCTGGACGATGCTACGATCAGCCAGTTTTTAGACGGGGTAACCGGTGATCGTCTCGCGTTTTTAGACGGGTTTACCAAAGACTTCTTTACCGCGGGTGAGCGTAGCGATTTAGTCAGTGAGCCTAATCGCCTTTATCACCGCGATATTGCTGCCTTTGCCTCACCGCAAGCGACTTACGACTGCATCAAAGCGTTCAGCTACACCGATTTCCGCAAAGACTTGCCTAAGATAGATATTCCTACATTAGTGCTGCACGGCGATTCAGACGGCATCGTGCCATTTGAAGTAAGCGGTAAGCGGGCGCAAGAGATGCTGCCCAATGCCACGCTAGAAGTTATCAAAGGCGGGCCCCACGGCGTCAATGCTACTCATCCAGAGAAGTTTAATCAGGCGCTGATTACGTTTCTGAAGAGCTAA
- a CDS encoding aldehyde dehydrogenase (NADP(+)) — protein MTIQGKMLIGQQAVSGTQANIQAVNPATGESLDPVYPGGSRAHVEQACELAEAAYNTYRETSLEERATFLETIASEIEAIGSELIERAVAESGLPQGRIEGERGRTCGQLRLFASVVRAGEWLDVRIDPAMPERQPLPRADLRQRHIALGPVAVFGASNFPLAFSVAGGDTASALAAGCPVVVKGHSAHPGTSELVGRAIQKAVKACKLPEGVFSLLFGSGREIGQALVDDPRIQAVGFTGSRSGGTALMKTAQARPQPIPVYAEMSSINPVFLLPAALKARGKALGEAFIGSLNMGAGQFCTSPGLVIAVKGPELDAFIEAAKGAVEASGPQTMLTPGIHSAYQEGVANWSSADKVREVARGKTGGDYQCQTALFAASANDFLASEALQAEVFGASSLVIECADDAEVKRVAEQLEGQLTVTLHMDDADLDAAKALLPTLERKAGRILANAWPTGVEVCHAMVHGGPFPATSDSRTTSVGTAAIHRFLRPVCYQSLPAGLLPEALKDGNPLSTTRLVDGKREL, from the coding sequence ATGACGATTCAAGGCAAAATGCTGATTGGCCAACAGGCCGTTTCCGGAACGCAAGCCAATATTCAAGCGGTTAATCCCGCGACCGGCGAATCTTTAGACCCCGTCTATCCTGGCGGCAGTCGAGCACACGTTGAGCAGGCCTGCGAGCTTGCCGAAGCGGCCTATAACACCTACCGGGAAACATCGCTTGAAGAGCGTGCTACGTTTCTTGAAACCATCGCCAGTGAAATTGAAGCGATCGGCAGCGAGCTGATTGAGCGTGCCGTCGCAGAATCTGGGCTTCCGCAAGGGCGTATTGAAGGTGAACGCGGCAGAACCTGTGGGCAGCTGCGTTTATTCGCCTCTGTTGTACGTGCAGGAGAGTGGTTGGATGTGCGTATTGATCCTGCTATGCCGGAGCGCCAGCCGCTGCCGCGTGCCGATCTACGTCAGCGCCATATCGCACTCGGGCCTGTCGCAGTTTTCGGGGCGAGCAACTTCCCGCTGGCTTTTTCGGTCGCGGGTGGCGATACAGCCTCTGCACTAGCCGCGGGCTGCCCAGTGGTCGTAAAAGGTCACTCTGCGCATCCAGGCACTTCTGAACTGGTAGGTCGTGCGATTCAAAAAGCGGTTAAAGCCTGCAAGTTACCAGAAGGTGTGTTTTCACTGCTGTTCGGTTCCGGTCGAGAAATCGGTCAGGCGCTGGTCGACGATCCGCGTATTCAAGCAGTGGGTTTCACCGGTTCACGCAGTGGCGGTACGGCGCTGATGAAAACTGCTCAGGCGCGGCCGCAGCCGATCCCGGTTTATGCCGAGATGAGCAGCATTAACCCTGTGTTCTTATTGCCTGCGGCGCTGAAAGCGCGTGGCAAGGCGCTAGGCGAAGCCTTTATTGGTTCGCTCAACATGGGCGCTGGCCAGTTCTGTACTAGCCCCGGCCTCGTCATCGCGGTGAAAGGCCCTGAGCTGGACGCCTTCATTGAAGCTGCGAAAGGCGCAGTAGAAGCCAGCGGTCCACAGACCATGCTCACCCCAGGCATCCATAGCGCTTATCAAGAGGGTGTTGCTAACTGGAGCAGTGCGGATAAAGTGCGTGAAGTTGCTCGCGGTAAAACAGGTGGTGATTACCAATGCCAGACAGCCCTGTTTGCCGCTTCAGCGAACGACTTCCTTGCTTCAGAAGCGCTGCAGGCTGAAGTGTTTGGCGCCAGCTCTTTAGTGATCGAATGCGCTGATGACGCCGAAGTAAAACGTGTGGCTGAACAGCTTGAAGGTCAGCTAACCGTAACGCTACATATGGATGACGCAGACCTGGATGCTGCCAAAGCACTGCTACCTACGCTTGAGCGCAAGGCTGGCCGTATTCTGGCCAATGCCTGGCCCACTGGCGTTGAAGTTTGCCATGCCATGGTACACGGCGGTCCGTTCCCGGCAACGTCTGATTCTCGCACTACGTCAGTAGGCACGGCGGCTATCCACCGTTTCCTACGCCCCGTTTGCTATCAGTCATTGCCAGCAGGCCTGCTACCCGAGGCGCTAAAAGATGGTAATCCTCTGAGCACCACGCGTTTAGTCGACGGTAAGCGCGAACTGTAA
- a CDS encoding amidohydrolase family protein, with amino-acid sequence MSIPTNTRLLSGKPPILKAPAGATDCHMHLYLPGYESQPGGPNIAELATVSDYQQVQKWLSLERVVVTQSNAYQFDNRAILQGVKEIGQERARAIVAVAPDASEAQIESLHAQGARGARIMQLPGGAVGIAELAAVEKCVRPFGWHLMVQFNGREIDSYMTTLKAIETDYIIDHIGKFMPPVAADDARVDQMLSLLDRGNAWIKICGGYETSLTGGPDYADVDPIAKRLIQHAPERVIWGSNWPHVGVPREHYPDDADQLDVLLHWADENVRQKILVDNPAELYGF; translated from the coding sequence TTGTCTATCCCCACTAATACTCGTCTGCTCAGCGGTAAGCCCCCGATCTTAAAGGCTCCTGCAGGGGCAACCGATTGCCATATGCATCTATATTTACCTGGCTATGAGTCCCAGCCGGGTGGCCCCAATATCGCAGAATTGGCGACGGTCTCTGATTATCAACAAGTTCAGAAATGGCTTTCTCTTGAACGCGTTGTGGTCACACAGTCCAATGCCTATCAATTTGATAACCGGGCTATTCTGCAAGGGGTTAAGGAAATTGGGCAGGAGCGCGCCCGGGCCATTGTGGCAGTAGCCCCTGATGCTTCTGAAGCACAGATTGAATCGTTACATGCTCAGGGTGCACGCGGTGCCAGAATCATGCAGCTACCCGGTGGCGCAGTGGGAATTGCAGAGCTAGCCGCTGTTGAGAAATGTGTACGTCCCTTTGGCTGGCATTTAATGGTGCAGTTTAATGGCCGAGAAATCGACAGCTACATGACGACGCTGAAAGCAATTGAAACTGATTATATTATTGATCATATCGGCAAGTTTATGCCCCCAGTGGCCGCTGACGATGCGCGGGTTGATCAGATGCTAAGTTTGTTAGATCGCGGCAATGCGTGGATTAAGATTTGCGGTGGCTATGAAACTAGCCTGACCGGCGGCCCTGATTACGCCGACGTAGATCCGATTGCCAAGCGGCTTATCCAGCATGCGCCTGAGCGCGTTATCTGGGGTTCGAACTGGCCTCATGTTGGCGTTCCTCGTGAGCACTACCCTGATGATGCTGATCAGCTTGACGTATTGCTGCACTGGGCCGATGAGAATGTGCGCCAAAAAATTCTTGTGGATAACCCTGCTGAACTATACGGCTTTTAA
- a CDS encoding MFS transporter — translation MSLAINKKSAACLAFALCMITTAVNLQAPLYDALAARDGLGVGATTIAFACYVVGVLPVLLGLNGLAERVGRKPLIVTALLLSLFATAITLVMPNLIALGFARFLLGISMGLTSAVAPAYMQMLLGGQDNRVATNYVTASTALGFGLGAAVTSLFVFHTPSVSPPSLWLYLVIASLALVVVSTLKDSAPNPIKNPMLRLPSFPKGALAYGLAILLAWAMVGLVIAILPSALSQHGLSAWSGFATFGICSCGVLFQPWARKLEPRTATVLGLVILPLAYSLIAWGAIHGYLFVVLLGTVAASSACYGFIYLGGLSGVLAIAGELSTQASAGYFLMAYIGFSIPVISTGMLIDAVGHTLALTLFGLALVSGVAVTIGLLRKAQ, via the coding sequence ATGAGTTTAGCTATCAATAAAAAGAGTGCCGCCTGCCTGGCGTTTGCGCTATGTATGATTACGACGGCGGTTAATTTACAGGCCCCGCTTTACGATGCGCTGGCGGCCCGAGACGGGCTGGGTGTTGGAGCCACAACCATTGCCTTTGCCTGCTATGTGGTTGGCGTTTTGCCGGTATTGCTGGGTTTAAATGGTCTTGCTGAGCGGGTCGGACGTAAGCCATTAATCGTGACGGCACTGCTGTTAAGCCTTTTTGCGACGGCTATTACCTTGGTGATGCCTAACTTAATAGCACTGGGGTTTGCCCGTTTTCTGCTCGGCATCAGCATGGGGCTGACATCGGCAGTAGCCCCGGCTTATATGCAAATGCTGTTGGGTGGCCAGGATAACCGTGTGGCGACTAACTATGTAACGGCCAGTACCGCCCTTGGGTTTGGGCTAGGGGCGGCAGTGACTAGTTTGTTTGTTTTCCACACCCCAAGCGTATCGCCGCCCAGCCTGTGGCTTTATCTCGTTATCGCTTCGCTGGCGCTGGTGGTGGTTTCCACGCTTAAGGATAGCGCACCGAATCCCATCAAAAACCCAATGCTGCGTCTGCCTAGCTTCCCTAAAGGCGCTCTTGCCTATGGCCTGGCGATTTTGTTGGCCTGGGCGATGGTGGGACTGGTGATTGCAATTTTACCTTCGGCATTAAGCCAACACGGTTTATCCGCCTGGAGTGGCTTCGCCACCTTTGGCATTTGCAGCTGCGGGGTGCTGTTTCAGCCCTGGGCGAGAAAGCTTGAGCCCCGTACCGCTACCGTATTGGGACTGGTTATTCTACCGCTGGCCTATAGCTTGATCGCCTGGGGCGCGATTCACGGTTATCTCTTCGTAGTGCTGCTCGGCACGGTTGCTGCTAGCAGCGCATGCTATGGATTTATTTATCTCGGGGGATTAAGTGGCGTGTTGGCAATTGCCGGTGAGTTGTCTACCCAGGCTAGCGCGGGCTATTTTCTGATGGCTTATATCGGTTTCAGCATTCCCGTGATAAGTACGGGAATGCTGATTGATGCGGTGGGGCATACGCTCGCGTTAACGCTGTTTGGGCTCGCATTGGTGAGCGGAGTCGCCGTCACCATTGGCTTATTGCGAAAAGCGCAGTAG
- a CDS encoding Ldh family oxidoreductase, with product MSDDITISLQEAETLSKKVLIKNGFSQAHADAITKSVLAAQRDECHSHGLYRLIGCVQTALNGGVDTDAEPSITDQAASVVKVNANKGCSLLSFELGKPMLIEKAKANGIAALAINNSFHFSALWSEVEALSAEGLVALAMTPSHAFVAPTGGTLPLLGTNPIAFSWPRPDGTPYTFDFATSVVARGEIELHRRAGKSIPHGWAIDDEGNSTTDPVAALAGAMLPFGSYKGSALSTMVELLAGPLIGDLLGHETQAANAEKTGKPFHGELIIAISPEAFLGSQAESHLKHAEVLFDSILGQGARLPSQRRFEARERSHANGVTFPKALYDELNALAD from the coding sequence ATGAGTGATGATATTACGATTTCTCTGCAGGAAGCCGAAACGCTGAGTAAAAAGGTGCTCATCAAAAACGGTTTTAGTCAGGCCCATGCCGATGCGATTACCAAAAGCGTTTTGGCAGCACAGCGTGATGAGTGCCACTCGCATGGCTTGTATAGGCTGATTGGGTGTGTCCAAACCGCCTTAAATGGTGGTGTTGATACCGATGCTGAACCAAGCATTACGGATCAGGCTGCGAGCGTTGTTAAGGTCAATGCGAATAAGGGCTGCTCACTGCTATCGTTTGAGCTTGGTAAGCCTATGCTGATAGAAAAAGCTAAAGCGAATGGGATTGCGGCTCTCGCGATTAACAATAGCTTTCATTTCTCAGCCCTGTGGTCCGAGGTTGAAGCGCTGTCTGCAGAAGGGCTGGTGGCGCTAGCAATGACGCCAAGTCACGCTTTTGTGGCGCCGACAGGCGGCACTTTGCCTCTTTTGGGTACCAACCCCATTGCCTTTTCCTGGCCGCGCCCTGATGGCACGCCCTATACGTTTGATTTTGCGACCAGCGTGGTCGCGAGGGGCGAAATAGAGCTGCATAGGCGCGCTGGTAAGTCGATTCCCCACGGGTGGGCAATCGATGATGAAGGCAACTCTACTACTGATCCGGTGGCTGCACTAGCGGGTGCCATGCTGCCGTTTGGAAGCTATAAAGGCTCAGCGCTTTCTACCATGGTGGAGTTGTTAGCCGGCCCGCTAATCGGTGATCTGCTCGGCCACGAAACCCAGGCCGCGAACGCCGAAAAAACCGGCAAGCCCTTCCATGGCGAGCTGATTATTGCGATATCACCTGAGGCTTTTCTCGGCAGCCAAGCCGAAAGCCATCTCAAACATGCCGAAGTTCTTTTCGACAGTATTCTTGGCCAAGGCGCACGCCTGCCTTCGCAGCGGCGTTTTGAAGCTCGGGAAAGAAGCCATGCTAATGGCGTCACGTTCCCCAAAGCGCTGTATGACGAACTCAATGCGTTAGCGGATTAA
- a CDS encoding PLP-dependent aminotransferase family protein, which produces MKLEVNRHATTPIAQQLEAGIRAWIADHGAGGGRRLPSIRRLAATHHISRNAVIEAYERLVASGLVRSRPGSGFYVADSAATLASQPAATSSLEEVTNGLWGLFSASDHTLKLGCGWLPSDWREGDDLTHAIRQVARKSRSGIFEYSTPQGPQDLRDLIQERLRPLAMNADAKQIVMTGGGSHSLDLLVRMLLEPGDVVFVESPGYYNLFGLLHLQRIRVIGVPRLADGPDIERLEQLLAEHRPKLFYINSVFHNPTSSTLTPAIAHRVLQLAEQHDFQIIEDDIYADFQHTPTSRLAALDGLNRVFYLGSFSKSLSSSLRVGFIATPPTLVQRLVDIKMLTSISASRFAEQIVITMLQNGSYRKLTERLRTKLSNQMAMALTMLKKAGWEIYTEPAGGMFIWARPPSDISLERVSELAKQWEVTLSPGHLFFADHQPTAWLRLNVAYMQDPRAKAFIEAVS; this is translated from the coding sequence ATGAAACTAGAGGTTAATCGGCACGCCACGACACCCATCGCCCAGCAGCTCGAAGCCGGTATTCGTGCTTGGATTGCCGATCATGGCGCAGGTGGTGGCCGACGCTTACCCTCTATTCGTCGCTTAGCAGCGACCCACCACATTAGCCGTAACGCGGTGATTGAAGCTTACGAACGGCTTGTCGCTTCTGGATTAGTGCGCTCACGGCCCGGCTCAGGTTTTTATGTGGCGGATAGCGCGGCAACACTGGCATCACAACCCGCAGCTACGAGCAGCTTGGAAGAGGTTACCAACGGGCTATGGGGACTTTTCAGTGCTAGTGATCACACGCTCAAGCTGGGTTGCGGCTGGCTGCCAAGCGATTGGCGTGAGGGCGATGACCTAACTCACGCCATTCGCCAAGTGGCACGTAAGAGCCGTTCAGGCATCTTCGAGTACAGTACCCCTCAAGGGCCGCAGGATTTGCGTGATTTGATTCAGGAACGCCTGCGCCCACTCGCGATGAACGCCGACGCCAAGCAGATCGTAATGACGGGCGGTGGCAGCCATTCACTGGATCTACTGGTACGGATGCTGCTTGAGCCCGGTGATGTAGTGTTTGTGGAATCGCCCGGCTATTATAATCTGTTCGGGCTGCTGCACTTGCAGCGCATTCGCGTCATAGGCGTGCCTCGCCTTGCCGACGGGCCCGATATTGAGCGCTTAGAGCAATTGTTAGCCGAGCATCGTCCCAAGCTTTTCTACATCAACAGCGTTTTTCATAACCCCACCAGCAGCACTCTAACGCCCGCCATTGCGCATCGGGTATTACAGCTGGCGGAACAGCACGATTTTCAAATTATTGAAGACGATATCTACGCGGATTTCCAGCATACACCCACCTCGCGCTTAGCAGCGTTAGACGGTTTAAACCGGGTTTTCTACCTTGGCAGCTTTTCAAAAAGTCTTTCTTCTTCGTTACGCGTAGGCTTTATCGCCACCCCGCCAACGCTGGTACAGCGCTTGGTCGATATCAAGATGTTGACCAGCATCTCTGCATCACGCTTTGCCGAACAGATCGTCATTACCATGCTGCAAAACGGTAGCTATCGGAAGCTCACCGAACGGCTAAGAACGAAGCTATCCAATCAAATGGCGATGGCACTCACGATGCTCAAAAAAGCGGGTTGGGAAATTTATACCGAGCCCGCGGGAGGAATGTTTATTTGGGCGAGGCCACCCTCTGACATCTCGCTCGAGAGGGTGTCTGAATTGGCTAAGCAGTGGGAAGTCACGCTATCGCCGGGGCATTTATTCTTTGCTGATCACCAGCCCACAGCGTGGCTACGCCTTAACGTTGCTTATATGCAGGACCCCAGGGCAAAAGCGTTTATCGAGGCGGTGAGCTAA
- a CDS encoding cation diffusion facilitator family transporter — protein MKTESSTLAFSAFMALLIGCAGITATLASNSQAILLDGLFNLIYFSIALVTIKVSKLASRPDSESYPFGYNYFESLVNLCKGLLILGVSIFALVDAVAALLAGGREISAGIAVLYALFATAACSLTAWVMHRSQRHVHSPLVSADKLNWMVNSLISAAILMAFCLVMLFEQMGWYTVLPYVDSVLVIAVVILCLGVPVRMASQALRELLNKTPEEAIAEPVRQAVARGLVDIDTVEVRLRMVRPGRMLYVMVHVVLPETADVSIISQDELRGRIDNEVRRYYAPVVCDVVFTADTRWAAPSCGLLVKTHV, from the coding sequence GTGAAGACAGAATCAAGTACGTTAGCGTTCTCTGCCTTTATGGCACTGCTGATCGGCTGTGCTGGCATTACCGCCACGCTGGCCTCCAACTCCCAAGCAATCCTGCTGGACGGGCTGTTCAACCTTATCTATTTCAGCATAGCACTGGTGACGATTAAGGTAAGCAAACTGGCGAGTCGTCCCGACAGTGAATCCTATCCGTTCGGGTATAACTATTTTGAGTCGCTGGTAAACCTCTGCAAAGGGCTGCTGATTTTAGGCGTATCTATTTTCGCCTTAGTGGATGCTGTCGCTGCGCTGCTCGCCGGTGGGCGTGAAATATCGGCAGGCATCGCCGTTCTGTATGCGCTATTTGCCACCGCCGCCTGCTCTCTCACCGCCTGGGTGATGCACCGCAGTCAGCGTCATGTTCACAGCCCGCTGGTTAGCGCCGATAAACTCAACTGGATGGTGAATAGCTTAATCTCTGCTGCGATCTTAATGGCCTTTTGCCTCGTGATGCTTTTTGAGCAGATGGGATGGTACACCGTACTGCCCTATGTGGATTCAGTACTGGTGATTGCCGTCGTTATTCTGTGCTTAGGTGTGCCGGTACGCATGGCTTCCCAAGCATTAAGAGAATTACTCAACAAAACGCCTGAAGAAGCTATCGCAGAGCCTGTCCGCCAAGCCGTAGCGCGTGGTCTCGTTGACATTGATACCGTAGAGGTGCGCTTGCGCATGGTGCGCCCCGGCCGCATGCTGTATGTCATGGTGCACGTAGTGCTGCCCGAAACAGCCGATGTTTCAATCATAAGCCAAGACGAACTGCGCGGCCGTATTGATAACGAAGTACGCCGTTACTACGCGCCGGTGGTGTGCGACGTTGTATTTACCGCCGATACCCGCTGGGCAGCACCCTCTTGTGGGCTATTGGTCAAAACGCACGTTTAA
- a CDS encoding FadR/GntR family transcriptional regulator: MAKQNATASALKPLQVNKVMQQGSLSVHVADQLEALITQGKVTVGEKLPTENSLCDSFGVSRTVIREAITHLKSLGLVATRRGVGTTVLRSSSLEARPAERINPTTVEDILHLLELRLTLEPAAAELAALRHDDEDRQRLETQHLAFSNAFAQKSQAREEDYLFHFAIATATKNPFFQSFYKQWSQSVIPRAKLLSTDINPISSELYLERVQEEHSSIIEAILSRDAQAARETMFQHLNRARNMYAKYRDQ; the protein is encoded by the coding sequence ATGGCCAAGCAAAACGCAACGGCATCTGCCCTAAAACCGCTTCAAGTAAATAAAGTGATGCAGCAGGGAAGCTTGTCCGTTCACGTGGCCGATCAGTTGGAAGCCTTGATCACCCAAGGCAAGGTCACCGTGGGGGAAAAGCTGCCTACAGAGAACAGCCTTTGTGATTCATTTGGCGTGAGTCGTACCGTCATACGTGAGGCAATTACCCATCTTAAATCCCTGGGACTGGTAGCAACACGACGTGGCGTAGGTACCACAGTGCTGCGTTCTTCTAGCTTAGAGGCACGGCCTGCTGAGCGTATCAACCCGACCACAGTGGAAGATATTTTACATCTTCTGGAGCTGCGTTTGACGCTAGAGCCTGCAGCAGCTGAGCTAGCGGCCTTACGCCATGATGACGAAGACCGTCAGCGATTAGAGACCCAGCATCTAGCCTTTAGCAACGCATTTGCTCAGAAAAGCCAGGCGAGGGAAGAGGATTATCTTTTTCACTTTGCCATCGCGACGGCGACGAAAAATCCTTTTTTCCAATCATTTTATAAGCAGTGGAGCCAGAGCGTGATTCCGCGCGCTAAGCTGCTGAGTACCGATATTAACCCGATTTCTTCCGAACTTTATTTGGAAAGAGTTCAGGAAGAACACTCGTCCATTATTGAAGCCATTCTTTCCCGCGATGCCCAAGCCGCCCGTGAAACGATGTTTCAGCACCTTAACCGGGCGCGCAACATGTACGCAAAATATCGCGACCAGTGA